A single region of the Brassica rapa cultivar Chiifu-401-42 chromosome A03, CAAS_Brap_v3.01, whole genome shotgun sequence genome encodes:
- the LOC103862226 gene encoding F-box/LRR-repeat protein 15 isoform X2 — MRIWCFDCFTDDEEEGRLKQSAMDNNNNNNDDVDLDLNERELGVCEDERWPLCEEMMLATTEEDGAELEQLWSSEIRSHPHLLLQGESSNAAAAPAAVGEDCTMEEADHDSYHKRAKVYSGLTEARSASGVSSDAGSSVERTVSFGVASSSQTDADMFCQNFILNYSRKDGKKDEGDDNGSSESEDFELHIDLTDDLLHMVFSFLNHIDLCRSAMVCRQWRVASSHEDFWKALNFENIRISIEQFEDMCLRYPNATEVNVYGTPSVNALAMKAATTLRNLEVLTVGKGHISENFFQALGECNMLRSVTVNEAILGNGAQEIHLSHDRLRELKITKCRVMRLSIRCPQLRSLSLKRSNMSQAMLNCPLLQLLDIASCHKLLDAAIRSAAISCPQLESLDVSNCSCVSDETLREIAQACAGLHILNASYCPNISLESVHLPMLTVLKLHSCEGITSASMTWIANSPALEVLELDNCNLLTSVVLHLSHLQSISLVHCRKFTELNLQSVMLSSITVSNCPALRRITITSNSLRRLALQKQENLTTLVLQCQFLQEVDLSDCESLSNAVCEIFSDDGGCPMLKSLILDNCESLTEVRFRNSSLGSLSLVGCRAVTSLELKCPRIEQICLDGCDHLETAFFQPVALRSLNLGICPKLSVLNIEAPYMVSLELKGCGVLSEASIICPLLTSLDASFCGQLRDDCLSATTASCPLIESLVLMSCPSIGSDGLSSLNGIPNLTVLDLSYTFLMNLEPVFKSCIRLKVLKLQACKYLTDTSLEPLYKEGALPALEELDLSYGTLCQTAIDDLLACCTHLTHLSLNGCVNMHDLDWGSTNVQPFDYFGVYSSGEITQEPAEAGNRLLQNLNCVGCPNIRKVFIPPAARFYHLSTLNLSLSVNLKEVDLACSNLVLLNLSNCCSLEVLKLGCPRLASLFLQSCNMDEAGVEAAISRCCSLETLDLRFCSKISSVSMARFRAVCPSLKRVFSSPNLAD, encoded by the exons ATGAGgatttggtgttttgattgctTCACCGACGACGAGGAGGAAGGTAGACTGAAACAATCGGCTAtggataacaacaacaacaacaacgacgATGTCGATTTGGATCTAAACGAGAGGGAGCTAGGAGTCTGTGAGGACGAGCGTTGGCCTCTGTGTGAGGAGATGATGCTGGCTACGACAGAGGAGGACGGTGCTGAATTGGAGCAGTTGTGGTCTTCTGAGATTCGCTCCCATCCTCATTTACTTCTTCAAGGTGAGAGTAGCAATGCTGCTGCTGCTCCTGCTGCTGTAGGTGAGGATTGTACGATGGAGGAAGCTGATCATGATTCGTATCATAAACGTGCTAAAGTCTACTCTGGCCTTAC TGAGGCACGGTCAGCTTCCGGGGTATCTTCGGATGCTGGTTCGTCGGTGGAGAGAACTGTCAGTTTTGGGGTTGCCTCGTCTTCTCAGACGGATGCTGATATGTTCTGTCAGAACTTCATCTTGAATTATAGTCGGAAAGATGGGAAGAAAGATGAGGGAGATGATAACGGTTCTTCTGAATCAGAAGATTTTGAACTTCATATTGATTTGACTGATGACCTCTTGCATATG GTATTCTCGTTCTTGAATCACATCGACCTCTGTCGCTCTGCTATGGTATGTCGTCAGTGGAGAGTAGCTAGTTCTCATGAGGATTTTTGGAAGGCCTTGAACTTTGAAAATATCAGGATTTCTATCGAGCAAT TTGAAGACATGTGTCTTCGCTATCCCAATGCCACTGAAGTGAATGTTTATGGCACTCCTTCTGTTAACGCTCTGGCTATGAAAGCAGCCACCACTTTGAG GAATCTGGAGGTCTTAACTGTAGGAAAAGGTCATATCAGTGAAAACTTTTTCCAGGCATTGGGGGAGTGTAATATGTTAAGGAGTGTGACTGTAAATGAGGCTATTCTTGGAAATGGTGCTCAGGAAATACACCTGAGTCATGATCGGCTACGTGAACTTAAGATTACAAAATGCCGCGTCATGCGTTTGTCTATCAG GTGTCCGCAGCTCAGGTCTTTATCATTAAAAAGAAGCAACATGTCACAGGCGATGCTTAACTGTCCACTCCTCCAACTTCTTGATATAGCCTCGTGCCATAAGCTCCTGGATGCTGCTATCCGTTCAGCTGCCATTTCGTGTCCTCAGTTAGAGTCGCTCGATGTTTCCAACTGTTCCTGTGTCAGCGATGAAACTTTGCGTGAAATAGCCCAGGCTTGTGCTGGTCTCCATATTCTCAATGCTTCATACTGCCCCAATATATCTCTTGAG TCAGTACATCTCCCCATGTTGACAGTTCTCAAGCTTCATAGCTGTGAGGGTATAACATCAGCGTCTATGACTTGGATTGCTAATAGTCCTGCGCTAGAG GTTTTGGAGCTTGATAATTGCAATCTGTTGACATCTGTCGTGTTGCATCTCTCCCATTTGCAGAGTATAAGCCTAGTCCATTGCCGCAA ATTCACAGAGCTGAACTTGCAAAGCGTCATGCTTTCATCTATCACTGTTTCAAACTGTCCAGCACTTCGCCGAATCACAATCACTTCCAACTCCCTTCGA CGTTTAGCTCTCCAGAAACAGGAGAATTTGACAACATTAGTTCTGCAATGCCAGTTCTTGCAAGAAGTGGATCTCTCTGACTGTGAATCACTGTCAAACGCTGTTTGTGAAATATTTAGTGATGATGGTGGATGCCCAATGCTGAAATCGTTAATTCTTGACAACTGTGAG AGCTTAACAGAAGTGCGATTCCGCAATTCATCGTTGGGTAGTCTGTCCCTTGTTGGTTGTCGTGCTGTTACTTCTCTTGAGTTGAAGTGCCCCCGCATAGAGCAGATTTGTTTGGATGGATGTGATCATCTTGAAACTGCATTCTTCCAGCCT GTTGCGCTCCGGTCTTTAAATTTAGGAATATGTCCGAAATTGAGTGTGCTCAATATCGAAGCACCTTATATGGTGTCCCTTGAATTGAAAGGTTGCGGTGTACTGTCTGAAGCATCCATCATTTGTCCTCTGCTAACATCTTTAGATGCGTCTTTCTGCGG CCAACTGAGGGATGACTGTCTATCTGCAACCACTGCTTCTTGCCCACTGATTGAGTCACTGGTGCTAATGTCGTGCCCTTCTATTGGCTCTGATGGTCTGTCTTCCTTGAACGGGATCCCAAATCTGACTGTTCTTGATTTGTCGTACACATTCTTGATGAATCTGGAGCCTGTCTTCAAGTCCTGTATTCGACTGAAG gtACTCAAATTACAAGCCTGCAAATATCTCACTGACACATCGCTGGAGCCTCTATACAAAGAAGGTGCTTTACCGGCACTTGAAGAGTTAGACCTGTCTTATGGAACTCTCTGTCAGACTGCGATTGACGATCTACTTGCGTGCTGCACACACTTGACCCATTTGAGCTTGAACGGCTGTGTTAATATGCATGACCTTGATTGGGGTTCAACCAATGTACAGCCATTTGACTACTTTGGTGTATACAGTTCTGGTGAGATTACTCAAGAACCAGCTGAAGCAGGCAACCGGTTACTGCAAAACCTCAATTGTGTGGGTTGCCCCAATATCAGAAAAGTGTTTATACCACCAGCAGCTCGATTTTATCATTTATCAACACTGAACCTTTCACTATCGGTCAATTTAAAGGAGGTTGATCTTGCCTGTTCCAACCTGGTTTTGCTTAATCTAAG CAACTGTTGCTCTCTGGAAGTACTGAAGCTTGGCTGCCCAAGATTGGCTAGTCTCTTTCTTCAG TCTTGTAACATGGATGAAGCAGGAGTTGAAGCAGCTATATCAAGATGCTGCTCGCTAGAGACACTGGATCTCCGTTTCTGTTCAAAG ATATCCTCGGTGAGCATGGCGAGGTTCCGAGCAGTGTGTCCTAGTTTGAAGCGAGTCTTCAGCAGTCCAAATCTTGCAGATTAG
- the LOC103862226 gene encoding F-box/LRR-repeat protein 15 isoform X1 has protein sequence MRIWCFDCFTDDEEEGRLKQSAMDNNNNNNDDVDLDLNERELGVCEDERWPLCEEMMLATTEEDGAELEQLWSSEIRSHPHLLLQGESSNAAAAPAAVGEDCTMEEADHDSYHKRAKVYSGLTCSEARSASGVSSDAGSSVERTVSFGVASSSQTDADMFCQNFILNYSRKDGKKDEGDDNGSSESEDFELHIDLTDDLLHMVFSFLNHIDLCRSAMVCRQWRVASSHEDFWKALNFENIRISIEQFEDMCLRYPNATEVNVYGTPSVNALAMKAATTLRNLEVLTVGKGHISENFFQALGECNMLRSVTVNEAILGNGAQEIHLSHDRLRELKITKCRVMRLSIRCPQLRSLSLKRSNMSQAMLNCPLLQLLDIASCHKLLDAAIRSAAISCPQLESLDVSNCSCVSDETLREIAQACAGLHILNASYCPNISLESVHLPMLTVLKLHSCEGITSASMTWIANSPALEVLELDNCNLLTSVVLHLSHLQSISLVHCRKFTELNLQSVMLSSITVSNCPALRRITITSNSLRRLALQKQENLTTLVLQCQFLQEVDLSDCESLSNAVCEIFSDDGGCPMLKSLILDNCESLTEVRFRNSSLGSLSLVGCRAVTSLELKCPRIEQICLDGCDHLETAFFQPVALRSLNLGICPKLSVLNIEAPYMVSLELKGCGVLSEASIICPLLTSLDASFCGQLRDDCLSATTASCPLIESLVLMSCPSIGSDGLSSLNGIPNLTVLDLSYTFLMNLEPVFKSCIRLKVLKLQACKYLTDTSLEPLYKEGALPALEELDLSYGTLCQTAIDDLLACCTHLTHLSLNGCVNMHDLDWGSTNVQPFDYFGVYSSGEITQEPAEAGNRLLQNLNCVGCPNIRKVFIPPAARFYHLSTLNLSLSVNLKEVDLACSNLVLLNLSNCCSLEVLKLGCPRLASLFLQSCNMDEAGVEAAISRCCSLETLDLRFCSKISSVSMARFRAVCPSLKRVFSSPNLAD, from the exons ATGAGgatttggtgttttgattgctTCACCGACGACGAGGAGGAAGGTAGACTGAAACAATCGGCTAtggataacaacaacaacaacaacgacgATGTCGATTTGGATCTAAACGAGAGGGAGCTAGGAGTCTGTGAGGACGAGCGTTGGCCTCTGTGTGAGGAGATGATGCTGGCTACGACAGAGGAGGACGGTGCTGAATTGGAGCAGTTGTGGTCTTCTGAGATTCGCTCCCATCCTCATTTACTTCTTCAAGGTGAGAGTAGCAATGCTGCTGCTGCTCCTGCTGCTGTAGGTGAGGATTGTACGATGGAGGAAGCTGATCATGATTCGTATCATAAACGTGCTAAAGTCTACTCTGGCCTTAC TTGCAGTGAGGCACGGTCAGCTTCCGGGGTATCTTCGGATGCTGGTTCGTCGGTGGAGAGAACTGTCAGTTTTGGGGTTGCCTCGTCTTCTCAGACGGATGCTGATATGTTCTGTCAGAACTTCATCTTGAATTATAGTCGGAAAGATGGGAAGAAAGATGAGGGAGATGATAACGGTTCTTCTGAATCAGAAGATTTTGAACTTCATATTGATTTGACTGATGACCTCTTGCATATG GTATTCTCGTTCTTGAATCACATCGACCTCTGTCGCTCTGCTATGGTATGTCGTCAGTGGAGAGTAGCTAGTTCTCATGAGGATTTTTGGAAGGCCTTGAACTTTGAAAATATCAGGATTTCTATCGAGCAAT TTGAAGACATGTGTCTTCGCTATCCCAATGCCACTGAAGTGAATGTTTATGGCACTCCTTCTGTTAACGCTCTGGCTATGAAAGCAGCCACCACTTTGAG GAATCTGGAGGTCTTAACTGTAGGAAAAGGTCATATCAGTGAAAACTTTTTCCAGGCATTGGGGGAGTGTAATATGTTAAGGAGTGTGACTGTAAATGAGGCTATTCTTGGAAATGGTGCTCAGGAAATACACCTGAGTCATGATCGGCTACGTGAACTTAAGATTACAAAATGCCGCGTCATGCGTTTGTCTATCAG GTGTCCGCAGCTCAGGTCTTTATCATTAAAAAGAAGCAACATGTCACAGGCGATGCTTAACTGTCCACTCCTCCAACTTCTTGATATAGCCTCGTGCCATAAGCTCCTGGATGCTGCTATCCGTTCAGCTGCCATTTCGTGTCCTCAGTTAGAGTCGCTCGATGTTTCCAACTGTTCCTGTGTCAGCGATGAAACTTTGCGTGAAATAGCCCAGGCTTGTGCTGGTCTCCATATTCTCAATGCTTCATACTGCCCCAATATATCTCTTGAG TCAGTACATCTCCCCATGTTGACAGTTCTCAAGCTTCATAGCTGTGAGGGTATAACATCAGCGTCTATGACTTGGATTGCTAATAGTCCTGCGCTAGAG GTTTTGGAGCTTGATAATTGCAATCTGTTGACATCTGTCGTGTTGCATCTCTCCCATTTGCAGAGTATAAGCCTAGTCCATTGCCGCAA ATTCACAGAGCTGAACTTGCAAAGCGTCATGCTTTCATCTATCACTGTTTCAAACTGTCCAGCACTTCGCCGAATCACAATCACTTCCAACTCCCTTCGA CGTTTAGCTCTCCAGAAACAGGAGAATTTGACAACATTAGTTCTGCAATGCCAGTTCTTGCAAGAAGTGGATCTCTCTGACTGTGAATCACTGTCAAACGCTGTTTGTGAAATATTTAGTGATGATGGTGGATGCCCAATGCTGAAATCGTTAATTCTTGACAACTGTGAG AGCTTAACAGAAGTGCGATTCCGCAATTCATCGTTGGGTAGTCTGTCCCTTGTTGGTTGTCGTGCTGTTACTTCTCTTGAGTTGAAGTGCCCCCGCATAGAGCAGATTTGTTTGGATGGATGTGATCATCTTGAAACTGCATTCTTCCAGCCT GTTGCGCTCCGGTCTTTAAATTTAGGAATATGTCCGAAATTGAGTGTGCTCAATATCGAAGCACCTTATATGGTGTCCCTTGAATTGAAAGGTTGCGGTGTACTGTCTGAAGCATCCATCATTTGTCCTCTGCTAACATCTTTAGATGCGTCTTTCTGCGG CCAACTGAGGGATGACTGTCTATCTGCAACCACTGCTTCTTGCCCACTGATTGAGTCACTGGTGCTAATGTCGTGCCCTTCTATTGGCTCTGATGGTCTGTCTTCCTTGAACGGGATCCCAAATCTGACTGTTCTTGATTTGTCGTACACATTCTTGATGAATCTGGAGCCTGTCTTCAAGTCCTGTATTCGACTGAAG gtACTCAAATTACAAGCCTGCAAATATCTCACTGACACATCGCTGGAGCCTCTATACAAAGAAGGTGCTTTACCGGCACTTGAAGAGTTAGACCTGTCTTATGGAACTCTCTGTCAGACTGCGATTGACGATCTACTTGCGTGCTGCACACACTTGACCCATTTGAGCTTGAACGGCTGTGTTAATATGCATGACCTTGATTGGGGTTCAACCAATGTACAGCCATTTGACTACTTTGGTGTATACAGTTCTGGTGAGATTACTCAAGAACCAGCTGAAGCAGGCAACCGGTTACTGCAAAACCTCAATTGTGTGGGTTGCCCCAATATCAGAAAAGTGTTTATACCACCAGCAGCTCGATTTTATCATTTATCAACACTGAACCTTTCACTATCGGTCAATTTAAAGGAGGTTGATCTTGCCTGTTCCAACCTGGTTTTGCTTAATCTAAG CAACTGTTGCTCTCTGGAAGTACTGAAGCTTGGCTGCCCAAGATTGGCTAGTCTCTTTCTTCAG TCTTGTAACATGGATGAAGCAGGAGTTGAAGCAGCTATATCAAGATGCTGCTCGCTAGAGACACTGGATCTCCGTTTCTGTTCAAAG ATATCCTCGGTGAGCATGGCGAGGTTCCGAGCAGTGTGTCCTAGTTTGAAGCGAGTCTTCAGCAGTCCAAATCTTGCAGATTAG